DNA sequence from the Halobacterium sp. DL1 genome:
CCGTCCCTCCGGTAGTGACGGAGAGCGCGACCGAGGAGCGCCTGGTGACCGGCTACGCGGGCCGCCTGCTCGTCGGCACGTCCGTGGGCTGGCTGGCCATCCAGGCGGGGCGACTCGTGCTGTCGCCGATGCTCCCGCAGGTGACCGCCGACCTCCAGATATCGGACGCGCAGGCCGGCTTCGCGTTCAGCCTGCTGTGGGGGCTGTACGCGCTCCTCCAGTACCCCAGCGGCCGCCTCTCGGACGCGCTCTCCCGGAAGACGCTGCTCACCACCGGGCTCGCGCTCGTGGCGGTCGGCTTCGGCGCGCTCGCCGCCGCGCCCTCCTACGCCTTCTTCCTGGTCGGCGCGGCGGTCGTCGGTCTCGGCGCGGGGCTCTACCCGACCGCCGCTCGCGCGCTCGTCTCCGACCTCTACTCCGACAAGCAGGGCCGCGCGTTCGGCCTCCACACGGCCTCCGGTGACCTCGGCGGCGTCGCGGCGGCGGGCCTCGGTGCGACCGTGCTTGCGGTGGCGACGTGGCGCGCCGCGTTCGTGCCCGTCGTCGCCGTCGCTCTCGTCGTGCTCGTCTCGCTGCACGCCTGGAGCCGCGAGGACTACGTCTTCGAGCGGCGGACCCTCGACGTCCGCGCGACGCTCGGTCGGCTGTTCGGCACGCCCCGGTTCCGCGGCCTCCTCGTCGCCTACGCGCTCTACGCGTTCACGTGGCAGGCGACCGCGGCGTTCCTCCCGACGTTCCTCAACACCGGCAAGGGGTTCGGTCAGGGTGTCGGGAGCGCGGCGTTTGCGGCGCTGTTCGCCGTCGGCGCCGTCGTCAAACCGACCGCGGGCACGCTCTCGGACTACGTGCCGCGGCGCACCCTCACCGTCTCCAGTCTGCTGCTCGGCGCGGCGTCGCTGTCGGCCGTCGTGCTCGCCCGGGAACCGCTGTTCGCCGTCGTCGCCGTCGTCGCGTTCGCCGCGGGCTTGATGTCGTTCCCGCCGGTGATGCAGTCGTACCTGATGGACTCGTTCCCCGCCGACTCGGCGGGCGGCGACCTCGGCGCGATGCGCACCGTCTACATCGGCCTCGGGGCGCTCGGCCCGACCTACGTCGGCACCGTCGCCACGCTCGCGGACTACCGGCTCGCGTTCTGGGGACTGGTCGCCGCGCTCCTCGTCTGCGCTGGACTCGTCGCCGCGACCACCTAGCGCGTGGGCTCTTCCGCCAGACGGTCGACCGCCTCGACGCCCGTGACGTCGAGCCGTGCGCCGCCCGCGTCGCTCTCGCCGAGTCTCGCCCGCCAGCCGTGGGCCTCCGCGATGTCCAGGACGATGGCCAGACCGAGGCCCGTCCCGGTGTCGCTCGTCGTGTAGCCCCGCTCGAAGACGTCGCCGCGCTGGCGCTCCGGGACGCCCGGGCCGTCGTCGGCCACGAAGAATCCGTCATCGGTGGCACCGACCGTCACGGTGACCGCGGGGTCGTCGTCGGCCGCCGTCGCGACGGCCGACCCGTGTTCGACGGAGTTGTGGAAGACGTTCTCCAGGAGGCTCTCTAGCTGGTCCGGGTCGGCGCGGACCACGCGGTCGCCGACGTCGACGCGGAGCGCGGCCGTCTCGGTAGGGACGTTCTCCCAGGCCCGCTCGACGACGGTCGTCAGCGGCACGTCGCTCATCTCGGGGTCCTCGAGGCCGGTGCGGGCCAGTCGCAGCGTCCCATCGATGATGTCGTCCATCCGGTCGAGGGCGCTGCGGACGCGCTCGAAGTCCGCCGGGTCGCCCTCCGCCTCGGCCAGGTCGAGGTAGCCCTCGGCGACGCTCAGCGGGTTCCGGAGGTCGTGGCTGATGGTGTCGGCGACCCGCTCGAGGCGCTCGTTCTCCCGGTCGAGTTCGGTGCGCTTGCGCTCCAGTTCGGTGACGTCCCGGAGCACCACGAGGCGCCCGGACGGGTCTTCGCCGACGAGACTCGACTGCACCGTCAGCCACCGCGTCTCCCCGCCCGCGACGACCCGCACCGGGTCGCAGCCCTCCGCTTCGAGCGCGCGAGCGATGGCCCCCGGAACGACCGCATGGAACGTGTCGCCGGCCGAGAAATCGACGCCGAGCAGTCGCCGCGCCGCGGCGTTGTAGTCCGCGACACGGCCGCGACCGTCGACGACCACGACGCCGTCGTCTAGTTCCGCGAACACCCTGTCGCGGGCCACGGGGAGCAACTCGAAGAGGTCGTACTCCAGCATGGCGTAGGCGAACGCGACGGCGGTGACGCCGAAGAACGCCTCCGGTTCGATGGTCGTCGACCCGGAGAGGTAGGCGACGTGTGCCAGCCACGGCACGCTCGCGCCGACGAGCACGGCGGCGGTCTGCCGGCGGTACTGGCCGCCGACCTTGACCGCGGCCGTCAACAACATCACGGTCCCCACGGCGTTGACGAGGTTCGAGTACGCGCTGGCGACCCAGAACAGCCAACCGAACTCGCGGCTGAGGCGGACCACACCGCCGCTCTCCTCGAGAGTCGCGCTCACCTGCACGAGGTGGTGGTAGTCGTTGGTCAGCACGAACGCGAACATCACCACCGGGAACACCGACAGCACGCCGAGCGTCCGGCGGTTCACCCACTCCTCCCGGCCGGTGTACTCGGCGGCGAAGACGAACCACGCCACCGGCACGACGAGGATGCCGACCCACTGGACGTCGACGGCGAGCAGTTTCGCGTCGAGTGTGGTGGCCGCCACCTGCATCGCGTTCCCGCCGGCCCAGACGCCCGCGGCGGCGGTGAACGCGACGAGGCCGACGGTCCCCGGTGCCTTCCGCCGCCACGCCAGCGCAGCGACGGCGAACGAGACGACTGCCGACGCGACGGAGAGCGCCACCCCGACAGTCAGTTGCATACCACTACCTGTCCGTTACCCTGAATAAATGTATCGGGAATACACGACGTTTCACGGCGTGTATCAGTGGAATAACCGGTGTCGGTACGTGAAAAAAGAACGAATGGTCGGTCTCAGAGTGCGTCGAGAACGCCGTCGGCGTCGGCCGGAACCGGGGTCGGGTCCCCGCCCGCGGCGGCCGCCGCGTCCGGGTCCTTCAGCAGGTGCCCGGTCGTGAGGCAGACGACCCGCTCGTCGGCGTCAATCTCGCCGCGCTCCCGGAGTTCCAGGAGGCCGGCGACCGAGGCGGCCGAGGCGGGCTCGACGCCGACGCCGTCCTCGGCGAGCATGCGCTGAGCGTCCGTAATCTCCTCGTCGGAGACGGCCACCGCGGTGCCGTCCGTGTCGTAGATGCCCGGGAGCGCCTTCGGCGCGTTCACCGGGTTGCCGATGCGGATGGCCGTCGCCCGCGTCTCTACGTCGTCCCAGCGCTCGACGTGGTCGCGACCGGCCTCGACGGCCTCGACCATCGGCGCCGCGCCCTCGGCCTGCACGCCCGTGAGCTTCGGCATCTCGTCCTCGCTCATCTCGCCCGCGGCGACGAGTTCCCGGAAGCACTTGTAGAGCGCAGCGGTGTTCCCGGCGTTCCCGACGGGGAGGACGATTCGGTCGGGCCACTCGCCGGTCGCCTCACGCGACTGTTCGAGAATCTCGAGGCCGATGGTCTTCTGGCCCTCGAGACGGAACGGGTTCAGCGAGTTCAGCAGGTAGGCCTCCCCGCGGTCGGCGAGCTCCGCGACGACGTCGAGGCAGTCGTCGAAGTTGCCGTCGACCTCGCAGATGCGCGCGCCGTGGAGCGCCGCCTGCGCGACCTTCCCTGCCGCTACCTTCCCCGCCGGCAGGAGGACGAGCACCGGGGTGTCGGCCCGCGCGCCGTACGCGGCCAGTGCCGCGCTCGTGTTCCCCGTCGAGGCGCAGGCCAACCGCCCGACGCCGAGCTCGTCGGCGACGCGCACGCCGACGGTCATCCCGCGGTCCTTGAAACTCCCCGTCGGGTTCATCCCCTCGTGTTTCACGCGGAGGTCCGCGACGTCCGCGCGGTCCGCGATCTTCGGCACCTCGTACAGCGGCGTGTTCCCCTCGGAGATGGAGACGCCGGCCTCGAACGGGAGCGCCGCCCGGTAGCGCCAGACGCCCGCGCCGTCGAACTCGTCGAACGTCGGGTAGTGGGCGTACCGCGCCTCCAGGAGGCCGTCGCAGTCGGGACAGCTGTACACCACGTCGTCGAACGGCGCGAGCGTCGCGCCACACTCCACGCACGCGAGCCAGACGCCGTCGTCGGCGACGGCCGGCGTGTCACCACCTAGCGAGAGGTCGGTCATGGTCACGTCTCGGAGTCGGACACACAAATACGGGCCGGGTGGTGCGGGTTTTGCCAGCTATCGACTGTCGGCTCGACGCGAAAAAATGGGGGGTCGTCGCTCAGTGAGAGACCGCGTCGCAGGTCCAGCCGGGGTCGTCGCCCGTGTGTTCGATCAGGTCCGAGCGGCAGGCCGGGCAGTAGTCGGGCGTAATCGAGGCGTTTCGGGGGACGTACACCGCGCCGCCACACTTCACGCACGCGTCGGATTCGACGGTCACACAGTCGGCACAGAGGTGGAAGTCGTCGACTGTGAGGTCGCGCAGGGGTTCGAGTTGTTTGTCCAGGGTGTACTCGTCGATAACCGCCTGACAGTTGTGGCACGGTTTCATGGCGATGCCCTTAGAGGGATGTGACCATCTCACATATGCTTACCCCTCGTGGCAACCACGGCCCGGCAGTCCAGTCCACGCCGTCAGTCGCGGCCTGGGGCCACGACGGCGTCGTCCTCCTCGAACTCCTCGATTCGCCCGTGGACGTAGTCCGCCCACGCAGTGAGTTCCTCGTGCATCCGCGATTTCAGCTCCGGCAGCGGGACCGCCTCGTAACAGAACATCTCGCCGCCGTGGTCGAGTATCACCCGGTGGCGCTCCGTGACGTCCTTCTCGTGAAGTCTCGTGAGTGCCCGCGCCACCGTCGAGCGGTCCCGGTCGAGGCCGTCGGCGAGTTCGCCCGCACTGGCCTCCCCCGTCGCGCGCAGTGCGAGGTAGGTGTCCACGTCGCGCTCGTGGAGGCCGAACACGCACCGGAGTATGTCGCCGGAGTCGGGCTCTTCGACGAGCATCAGCGCTCGCAGGGTGGGTTCGTCGGACATACTGAACTATTCGACGACGACCACCGTAAACCCCACCTCGGGTGTGCGTCGCCCGTACACGTCCGCAGCAGCGGTTTATCCGGTCTCGTGGTGTGTTCTCGTATGGCAACCGAGACAGCAGACGCCACGGCGGTCGAAACGAACTGGCCAGAGTGGGCGCGCGGCGTCCTCGCGGGCGTCGTCGCGGGCATCGTCTTCGGTGCGATGCTGAGTGTGGTGATGACGCCGGTCATCGAGAACGCGATTCCCGCGCTGTACGGGCTCTCCGGCGGCACGGTGGGCTGGATACTCCACCTCAGCCACAGCGCGGTATTCGGGGTCGTCTTCGCCGCAATCGCCACCGCTGGTGGGTTCGAGAAGCTGGGCCGAACCACGCTCGTCGGCGCCGCCTACGGCGTCGTCCTGTGGGTAGTGTTCGCCGCGGTCGTGATGCCGGTGTGGCTGCAGGCGGTCGGCTTCGGCGCGGCGCCCGCGGTCCCGAACCTGAACCCACAGAGCCTCGTCGGGCACGTCGTCTACGGCGTCGTCCTCGGCGGGCTCTACGCGGCGCTCGCGGAGTAGCAGTTCAGTCCACGAGTTCCACGAGCAGCGCCTTCTGGGCGTGCAGCCGGTTCTCGGCCTGCTGCCAGACGACCGAGTTGGGGCCGTCGACGACGCTCGAGGCCACCTCCTCGCCGCGGTGGGCGGGGAGACAGTGCATGAACACCGCGTCGCCGAGCAGCGCCTCGTCGACCTGAAACCCCTCGAAGGCGTCGAGGCGGGCCGCGCGCTCGTCCTCGTCGCCCATGCTCACCCAGACGTCCGTGTAGACCACGTCGGCGTCCGCCGTCGCGGCCTCCGGGTCGTGGCCGACGGCGACGTCGCCGTAGGACTCGGCGCGCGCGAGGACCGACTCCTCGAACGGGTATCCCTCGGGCGTGGCGGCGCGCACGTCGTAGCCCATCATCGCCGCGCCGACGAGGAACGACGCGGCGACGTTGTTGGCGTCGCCGACCCACGCGACGGTCCCCGTCTCGCCGACCACCTCGCGGAGCGTCAGCAGGTCCGCGAGCGTCTGGGCGGGGTGGGCGTCGTCGGTCAGCCCGTTCACCACCGGCGCCCGGGAGTTCGCGGCGAGCTCCGTCAGGTCGTCGTGGTCGAAGACCCGGGCCATCACGGCGTCCGCGTAGCGGCCGAGCACCTGGCCCGTGTCCGCCACCGGCTCGCCGTTCCCGAGTTGGATGTCGTTCTGGCCGAGGAAGACGGCGTGGCCGCCGAGCTGGGTCATCCCCACCTCGAAGCTCACGCGCGTCCGCGTCGAGGGCTTCTCGAACAGCATCGCGAGCGTTCGGCCCGCGAGCGCGGGGTGGGGGATGCCGTCGGCCTGCGCGCGCTTCAGCGCAGCCGCGTCGTCGAGTACGCTCGCCAGCTGTTCGGGGGTCAGGTCGTCGATTGTCAGGAAGTGCATAATCTGTCTGCCGCTGTCGTCAGTACTGCGACCCCGCGGTCGAAGTCCGCGAGGTCGATGCGTTCGTCCGGCGCGTGGTCGAGCGCCGAGTCGCCCGGGCCGTACGTGGCGACGGGGCAGTCCCACGCCGCCGCGTAGTGGTTCGCGTCGCTGGTCCCGGTCTTCCGGAGGTGCGTCGGCTCGCCGCCCGCCTCCCGGATGCCCGCACGGAGCGCGCCAGCGACGGACGTCCGGGGGCTCGACACCACCGGTGGAATCGCCTCGCCCCACGTCACCGTCCCGTGGTCGGTGCAGTCCGCGACGGTCGCCCGCACGTCATCGGCCGTCGTTCCAGGCGGCAGGCGGAACTCCACTTCGACGGTCGCCTCCACGCGTTCGCCGTCGGCGGAGAGCCCTCCCTGGACGGAGACGGGCTTGACCGTCACCGACTCGAACACCGACTCCCCGGGCTCGAAGGCGGCCTGCACGCGCTCGGTCCACGCGGTGGCGTGCTGGACGGCGTTGGGCTCCGGCCGCGAGGAGTGGCCGCTCGCGGTCGTCACCTCGTAGTCGGCGCGCACGAGGCCGCGGTAGCCCAGCGCGATGGCGTCCCAGCCGGAGGGTTCGCCGTTCACCACGGCGTCCGGTTCCTCGCGGTCCGTCACGAGGTGGCGCGCGCCCGCCGAGGTGGTCTCCTCCTCGACGACGCCCGCGAACGACGCGCCGGTCTCGACGCTCGCCGCGGCCATCGACGCGAGCGGCCCGGTGGCGTCGACGCTCCCCCGACCCCAGAGCTCCCCCGCTTCCTCCCGCACCTCGATCTCCCCGGGGACTGTGTCGACGTGGCTCGTCAGGAGAACTGCGTCGTCGCCGGGCGCGCGGACGTTGCCCGCGTCGTCGGTCCACGCCTCGCGCCCGGCGGCCTCGAAGTAGTCCACGAGGACGCCCGCGGCCTCGGCCTCTCCACCCGAAACAGAGGGGGTAGAGACGAGCTCGTGGAGGAGTCCCCGGGGCGTCACAGCACCGCCTCCAGCGCGTCCACCACGCTGTCGGCGTCAGTCTCGTCGACCGTTAACGGCGGCAAGAGGCGCACTACCGTCCGCCCCGCGGGGAGTGCGAGAATGCCGTGTTTCATCGCGAGCGACTGAAGGGCGCGGTTCGCCCCCCGTTTCACCTCGACACCGACTAGCAAACCAGCGCCGCGCACGTCGCGCACCGGGAGGTCACCGAGCGCCGACTGCAGGTGCTCCCCCACGGATGCCGCGTTCGCCGCCAGCTCCTCGTCCTCGATGACGTCCAGCGTGGCGAGCGCCGCGGCGCAGGGGACGGGACCACCGGAGAACGTCGACCCGTGGTTCCCCGCGTCCTCGGCTATCCAGTCCGCGCAGAGCGTCGCGCCGATGGGCAGGCCGCTGCCGAGCCCCTTCGCCACGGTGAGTACGTCGGGTTCCACGCCCACTCCCTCGCAGGCCCACAGGTCGCCCGTCCGACCGAGGCCGGTCTGTATCTCGTCGAAGACGAGCGCCGCGCCCGTCTCGTCGCAGGCCTCGCGGGCGGCCTGCAGGTAGCCCCCTGGCGCCGCGTGGACGCCGCCCTCGCCCTGGATGGGTTCGAGCAGGACGGCGGCGGTGTCGTCGTCCACCGCGTCGGCGAGCGCGTCCGCGTCGCCGTAGTCGACGAACTCGACGTTGTCGGGGACCGCGAACCCGTCCTTGTACTTCTGCTTCCAGGTCGCTGCGAGCGACCCCAGCGTGCGGCCGTGGAACGCGCGCTTCGCCGCGACCACCTTCTCGCGGCCGGTGGCGTGGCGCGCGAACTTCAGCGCGGCCTCGTTGGCCTCCGTGCCGGAGTTGCAGAGCCAGACGTTCGAGCAGTCCCCGGGCCCCAGTCCGGCGAGGCGGTCGTACAGCGCGGTGCGCGTCGGCGTCGGGTACGACCCCTGGACGAACAGCAGGTCGGCGGCCTGCTCCTGGACGGCCGACACCACGTCGGGGTGGCAGTGGCCGGCGGGCGCGCAGGCGTAGGAGGCGCCCATGTCGAGGTACTCGGTGCCCCCGGTGTCGTAGAGGTGGACGCCGTCGCCGGACTCGATCTCGATGGGTTTCTCGCCGAAGACGAAGCCGCTCATACTGCCTCCGGGTCGAAGCGCGTCCCCGCGCCGTCGAGGGCGCGCACGACGGGGTCGCGGCTGTTCGCGTCCGCCACGACAACCGACTCCGCGCCGCTCTCAAGGGCTTCCGTCGCGGCGAGCACCTTCTTCGACATGAACCCCTCGGCGGCGTCCTCGGCAGCCGCGAGGTCTGTGGGCGTCAGCACCTCCTCGATGAGCGAGTCCGGGTCCTCGGGGTCCTCGTAGACGCCCTCGACGTCGGTCAGCACGACCAGCGTCGCGTCGAGCGCGCCCGCGACGGCCGCGGCAGCGCGGTCCGCGTCCGCGTTCACCGCCACGCCGTCGTCGGCGAGCATCGGCACCGAGACGACGGGCACGTAGCCCGCGTCCAGCTGGGCCTCCAGGAGGTCCGTGTTCACGGACTCTATCTTCCCGGAGTGGTCGCCCCGACGGATCTTCTTCTTGCCGTCCTCGACGACCTTCACCGCGGACTTCCGCGGCCCCGTCAGCAGGCCGCCGTCGACGCCGTTGAGACCCACCGCGGGCACGCCGGCGTTCTCGAAGGCGGCGACGAGGTCGGTGTTCACCTTCCCCATCGCCATCGTGAACACGTCCATCGTCTCCTCGTCGGTGAACCGGCCGGTCATCCCCGAGGGCGACTCGACGTACTCCGGTTCCGTCCCGAAGTCCTCGAGCGCGCCGTCCACTGCGGTCGACCCGCCGTGGACGACCACGACGTCCTCGTCGTTCACCGTGAGGTGGGCGACGTCCGTCACTGCGCCCGCCGGGTCGACGGCGCGAGCGCCGCCGATTTTGACTACTACAGTCACGCGAACCACCCCGCGTGGTGAGCGTGACGCCGAGAGTCGCAGCGCGCCTCGCGCGACCGTCTCTCGGAAGTCGAATCGTCGCCTGCGAGCGGAGCGAGCAAGCGACATTCGAGTTCGCTTTGCGAACTCATGGACTTCCCACCGGGTGCATCCCGAGCTGGTTCAGTCCGGCCGTCTCCTCGTAGCCGAGCGCGATGTTCGCCGCGTGAACGGCCTGCCCGGCCGACCCCTTCACCACGTTGTCGATGGCCGAGAACGCGACCACGCGGCCGTTCTCTTCGTCCAGTTCGAAACCGACCTCCGCGTCGTTCGTGCCGGCGACGACCTTCGGTTCGGGGTAGCGGTAGACACCGCTCCCGCCGGCGACCGTCTCCACGAACGGCTCGTCGTCGTACGTCTCGCGGTAGGCGCCCCAGAGGTCGCCCTTCGTGGGCGTCTCCTCGGGGAACACGTGGCACGTCGCCGCGGCCCCACGCACCATGTCGACGGCGTGGGCCGTGAACGACACCGAGAGGCCGAGTTCCTGCTCGATCTCGGCCTCGTGACGGTGGCCTGTGGGCGCGTACGGACGGACGACGCCCGAACGCTCGGCGTGCGAGGAGGCCTTCCCACCGCTCGCGCCGCCCTCCGAGGAGCCGACTTTCACGTCGACGACGACGTGGGCGTCCTCGAGGAGGCCGGCCTCGTGCAGCGGGAGCAGGCCGAGAATCGTCGCGGTAGCGTTGCAGCCACCGCCCGCAATCAGGTCCGCGCCCGCGAGTTCGTCGCGGGAAATCTCGGGGAGCGCGTAGACGGAGTCGTCGAGGTTGTCGGGCGCGGTGTGGCCGTCGTACCACTCGTCGTACTGCGCCTCGGTCCCGAGGCGGAAGTCCGCGCTCAGGTCGACGACGGTGTCCGCGGCGTCCTGCCACGCGTCGACGTGCTCCATCGCGACGCCGTGGGGCGCCGCGGCGAACAGCACGTCCACCGATTCGAGGTCCGTCGGCTGGGTGAACCGGAGGTCGAGGCCGCGGAGATTCGGGTGGACGCTGCCGACCGTCTTGTTCGCGTACTCGCGGCTGGTCGCCTGGGCCACCGCGAACTCCGGGTGGCCGGCGAGCAGGCGGAGCAGTTCGCCGCCCGCGAACCCGCTCGCGCCGACGACCGCAGCGGTCGCCGTCGCCGCGTCCGCGTCGTCTGCTGCCGCCGTCGCCATCAGGCGGTCACCTCCACCTGGGAGGCGGCCTTCGCCTCCAGCCAGTCGACGACCGCGGCGGGCACGTCGACGTCCGTCGCCTCGTTCAGCGCCTTGAACTCGACGGTGTGGTTGACCTCGTGGACTGTGTAGCCGTCTGCCGTCTCCATCGCATCCACGCCGAGCAGACCGCCGCCGACGGCGTCACTCGCGTCCTTCACGAGTGCAGCGAGTTCGTCGTCGACGTCGAAGGCGTTCACCTCGCCGCCCTTCGCGGCGTTCGTCAGCCAGTGGTCGCCCGAGCGCGTCATCGCCGCGACTGGCTCGCCGTCGACGGCGACCACGCGGATGTCGCGGCCCGGCTTGTCGACGTACTCCTGGACGTAGAAGACGCTGTGCTCGTAGTGGCCGAGCGTCGCCTTGTGTTCGAGGATGGCCTCGGCTGCCGACCGCGACTCGACCTTCGCCATGAGACGCCCCCACGAGCCCACGACGGGCTTCAGGACGCAGGGGTAGCCGTAGGACTCGATGGCCTCGAGCGCGCTGTCGGTGGTGAACGCGACGGTCGTGTCGGGCGTCGGGATGCCGGCGTCCGCGAGTGCGATACTCGTCTTCGCCTTGTCTGCGCAGAGCGCGGCCGTCTCGGCGCTGTTCACGACCGGGACGCCGTACGACTCGCAGAACTCCGTGAGGTACGTCGAACGGCTCGTCGCGAGGCAGCGGTCGACCACCAGGTCGCAGTCCGCGAGCGGCGCGTCGGTGCCGTCGAGGGCGAAGCCGTGCTTGCGCACGTCCACCTTCTCGACGTCGTGGCCGCGCTCGCGGAGCTCCGTCAGCAGGAGCTTCTCGTCCTGGCGGATGCGCGAGTACAGCAGACCGAAGCGCAACTCACTCCCCCCAGTCCTCGGCGAGCTCGGGCGCTTTCTCCAGTGTCAGGGGGTCGTCGTCGACGACCTCCAGTTCGGTACCGCAGGTGCCACAGTCGACGATCTCTCCGGTCTCGGCGTCGTCGTGGAGGGCCACGTCGGCCCCGCACTCGGTGCAGGTAGTCATTACAACTCACCGTATCCA
Encoded proteins:
- a CDS encoding biosynthetic carrier protein, giving the protein MTTCTECGADVALHDDAETGEIVDCGTCGTELEVVDDDPLTLEKAPELAEDWGE
- a CDS encoding glutamate--argW ligase, with the protein product MRFGLLYSRIRQDEKLLLTELRERGHDVEKVDVRKHGFALDGTDAPLADCDLVVDRCLATSRSTYLTEFCESYGVPVVNSAETAALCADKAKTSIALADAGIPTPDTTVAFTTDSALEAIESYGYPCVLKPVVGSWGRLMAKVESRSAAEAILEHKATLGHYEHSVFYVQEYVDKPGRDIRVVAVDGEPVAAMTRSGDHWLTNAAKGGEVNAFDVDDELAALVKDASDAVGGGLLGVDAMETADGYTVHEVNHTVEFKALNEATDVDVPAAVVDWLEAKAASQVEVTA